The following are from one region of the Vibrio hyugaensis genome:
- a CDS encoding 5-formyltetrahydrofolate cyclo-ligase: MSNLSRQEFRKLIREKRNSLCSDTQFQAGLDLIKQFSQLPEIQVSDHITIYLSADGELDTKPLIEWLWQQGKSIYLPVIHPFSQGQLLFLHYVNDDQLVFNKYGILEPKLDITYLKPVRDLDLICTPLVGFDSTGHRLGMGGGYYDRTLSRWFSTGEGAKPIGIAHDCQHVERLPTESWDIPLPKIVTPSQIWQWEK; encoded by the coding sequence ATGTCAAACCTATCTCGACAAGAATTCCGTAAACTCATCCGTGAAAAACGTAACAGCCTGTGCAGTGATACTCAGTTTCAAGCAGGGCTCGATCTAATTAAACAGTTTTCACAGTTGCCAGAAATCCAAGTTTCAGATCACATCACCATTTATCTTTCCGCCGACGGAGAGCTCGATACAAAACCGTTAATTGAGTGGCTATGGCAACAAGGTAAGTCGATTTACCTACCAGTGATTCACCCATTCTCGCAAGGCCAATTGTTGTTTCTTCATTACGTAAACGATGACCAGTTGGTGTTTAATAAGTATGGAATCTTAGAACCCAAACTCGATATCACCTACCTAAAGCCCGTTCGAGATCTCGACCTGATCTGCACACCATTAGTTGGTTTTGACAGTACCGGCCATCGCTTAGGTATGGGCGGAGGCTACTATGACCGGACACTCTCACGCTGGTTTAGTACTGGCGAGGGCGCCAAGCCAATCGGCATTGCTCATGATTGTCAGCATGTCGAACGCCTTCCAACAGAGAGTTGGGACATCCCATTACCTAAGATCGTGACTCCAAGCCAGATCTGGCAATGGGAAAAGTAG
- the serA gene encoding phosphoglycerate dehydrogenase, protein MAKVSLEKEKIKILLLEGLHPSSVEVLQAAGYSNIEYHKGSLSEEELIEAVKDVHFIGIRSRTNLSKDVINAANKLVAIGCFCIGTNQVDLNAASVRGIPVFNAPFSNTRSVAELVLGQILLLLRGIPEKNALAHRGIWKKSADSSYEARGKRLGIIGYGHIGTQLGIIAENLGMRVYYYDIENKLSLGNATQVLTMSELLNKCDVVSLHVPETPETKNMMGEEEFARMKPGAIFINAARGTVVDIPALCHSLESGHISGAAIDVFPVEPKTNADAFESPLQKFDNVILTPHVGGSTQEAQENIGVEVAGKLAKYSDNGSTLSSVNFPEVSLPEHRECSRLLHIHKNRPGILTQINTIFAEDGINIAGQYLQTAAEIGYVVIDVETSRAAEALVKLKGIEGTIRARILH, encoded by the coding sequence ATGGCCAAAGTTTCACTGGAAAAAGAAAAGATTAAGATCCTCTTGCTAGAGGGACTCCACCCTTCTTCAGTTGAAGTTCTTCAAGCAGCTGGCTACAGCAACATTGAATATCACAAAGGTTCCCTTTCTGAGGAAGAACTGATTGAAGCAGTAAAAGACGTACACTTCATCGGTATCCGCTCCCGAACGAACCTATCGAAAGACGTGATCAATGCGGCAAATAAGTTGGTTGCGATTGGCTGTTTTTGTATTGGTACCAACCAAGTAGACCTCAACGCTGCTTCAGTGCGTGGTATCCCTGTATTCAACGCACCTTTCTCAAACACGCGCAGCGTCGCAGAGTTGGTTCTAGGTCAAATCCTGTTGCTTCTTCGTGGCATTCCAGAAAAGAACGCACTGGCGCACCGTGGCATTTGGAAAAAGAGTGCAGACAGTTCTTACGAAGCTCGCGGGAAACGTCTGGGCATCATCGGTTACGGTCACATTGGTACGCAATTAGGTATCATTGCCGAAAACCTAGGCATGCGCGTTTACTACTACGACATTGAAAACAAACTGTCTCTAGGTAATGCGACACAAGTGCTCACCATGAGTGAGTTACTAAATAAATGTGACGTCGTTTCTTTGCACGTACCAGAGACGCCAGAAACCAAAAACATGATGGGTGAGGAAGAGTTCGCGCGCATGAAGCCAGGCGCTATCTTTATCAATGCGGCGCGCGGTACTGTTGTTGATATTCCGGCTCTATGCCACAGCCTAGAATCAGGCCATATTTCTGGAGCAGCTATCGACGTATTCCCTGTAGAGCCAAAAACCAACGCCGATGCGTTTGAGTCTCCACTACAGAAGTTCGACAACGTTATCCTAACGCCACACGTCGGTGGCTCAACACAAGAAGCACAAGAGAACATTGGTGTAGAAGTTGCGGGTAAGTTGGCGAAGTACTCAGACAATGGTTCAACACTATCGAGCGTGAACTTCCCAGAAGTATCACTGCCAGAGCATCGTGAATGTTCACGTCTACTCCACATCCACAAAAACCGTCCTGGTATCCTGACGCAAATCAACACCATTTTCGCAGAAGACGGCATCAACATCGCCGGCCAGTACCTACAAACCGCAGCTGAGATCGGCTACGTAGTGATTGACGTAGAAACCTCTCGCGCAGCAGAAGCATTAGTTAAATTAAAAGGCATCGAAGGCACCATTCGTGCCCGAATCCTTCACTGA
- a CDS encoding YecA family protein — protein MSEITLPEYQSIAVELKSASIAVTPAELHGLLVGMLSGGLAINDQTWQPILFDYTNDGMGWPTTALAFAQSIFKVTVNELTGTSMELSLLLPDEPGEEGLFALADGLSDFVNHFISGLGLAGIAMNKASDDVKEALADLEEIAKLGIDEDDDLGEQAQLLEQVIEHVKACVLTIHAEFGARPESNDSKPTIH, from the coding sequence ATGAGTGAAATCACCCTTCCAGAATATCAATCTATTGCTGTTGAACTTAAATCCGCAAGCATTGCAGTGACGCCTGCTGAGTTACACGGGTTACTTGTCGGCATGCTAAGTGGTGGATTGGCGATTAACGATCAAACCTGGCAACCAATTTTGTTTGATTACACCAATGATGGCATGGGGTGGCCAACTACTGCACTGGCTTTTGCACAAAGCATTTTTAAAGTGACGGTAAATGAGTTGACAGGCACCTCGATGGAATTGTCTCTGTTGTTGCCTGATGAGCCAGGTGAAGAAGGCTTGTTCGCATTGGCTGATGGCCTATCTGATTTCGTTAACCATTTTATCTCAGGTTTGGGATTAGCTGGTATCGCCATGAATAAAGCGTCTGACGATGTGAAAGAGGCGTTAGCAGATCTTGAAGAGATCGCTAAGTTAGGCATTGATGAAGATGACGACCTAGGTGAGCAAGCTCAATTGCTAGAGCAAGTAATCGAACACGTCAAAGCATGCGTATTAACTATTCATGCCGAGTTTGGCGCTCGTCCTGAAAGCAACGATAGTAAACCGACGATTCACTGA
- the mscS gene encoding small-conductance mechanosensitive channel MscS — MAGESMGIDTSLTDGLSKAETWLNSNSDLLIQYGVNIISALIILFIGNIIVKAVANSVAKVLDKKNMDKAVVEFVHGLVRYLLFVIVLIAALGRVGVETASVVAVIGAAGLAVGLALQGSLSNFAAGVLIVAFRPFKSGDYVEIGGVAGSVEAIQIFQTILKTPDNKMVVVPNSSVIGGAITNYSRHATRRVDLVIGVSYSADLKQTKQVIRDVLEKDERILKDPAIQIGVLALADSSVNFVVRPWCKTSDYWDVYFDSTQAIKEALDEAGIEIPFPQMDVHLNKVEA; from the coding sequence ATGGCAGGTGAATCGATGGGTATCGATACCTCTTTAACGGATGGTTTGAGCAAAGCTGAAACATGGCTAAACAGCAACTCAGATCTTCTTATTCAGTACGGTGTGAACATCATTTCTGCACTGATTATTCTGTTCATAGGTAACATTATTGTAAAAGCAGTAGCGAACAGCGTTGCGAAAGTTCTTGATAAAAAGAACATGGATAAAGCGGTTGTTGAATTTGTTCACGGTCTTGTTCGTTATTTATTGTTCGTAATTGTTCTTATTGCTGCACTTGGGCGTGTTGGCGTTGAAACGGCGTCTGTAGTAGCGGTAATCGGTGCGGCAGGTCTTGCTGTTGGTCTTGCCCTTCAAGGCTCTCTATCTAACTTCGCTGCTGGCGTACTGATTGTTGCATTCCGTCCATTTAAGTCTGGTGACTACGTGGAAATCGGCGGTGTAGCTGGTAGCGTTGAAGCAATTCAAATCTTTCAAACTATACTAAAGACACCCGACAACAAAATGGTTGTTGTGCCGAACTCATCAGTTATCGGCGGCGCAATCACTAACTACTCTCGCCACGCTACGCGTCGTGTAGACCTAGTTATCGGTGTTTCTTACAGCGCTGATCTTAAGCAAACTAAGCAAGTTATCCGTGACGTGCTAGAAAAAGATGAGCGTATCCTGAAAGATCCTGCAATCCAAATCGGTGTCCTAGCACTAGCAGACTCTTCAGTGAACTTCGTGGTTCGTCCATGGTGTAAAACGTCTGATTACTGGGATGTTTACTTCGATTCAACTCAAGCAATCAAAGAAGCGTTGGACGAAGCAGGCATCGAAATTCCATTCCCACAAATGGATGTTCATTTGAACAAAGTAGAAGCTTAA
- a CDS encoding cell division protein ZapA, whose translation MSNQAVDVEILGKMTRVNCPPGQEESLITAAKDLDRRLKEMTDRTKVTNEIQLLTFAALNICHELHTKSYESNGQQQEITERMEKLTASLENALKNVTQGQQ comes from the coding sequence ATGAGCAATCAAGCGGTCGACGTTGAAATCCTTGGAAAAATGACACGAGTGAATTGTCCACCGGGTCAAGAAGAGTCACTGATTACAGCGGCTAAAGATCTCGATCGTCGATTGAAAGAGATGACAGACCGTACTAAGGTAACCAATGAAATTCAGCTACTGACTTTTGCTGCATTAAATATTTGTCATGAATTGCATACCAAGTCATACGAATCAAACGGTCAGCAACAAGAAATTACGGAGCGAATGGAAAAGCTCACTGCGTCGCTAGAGAACGCACTTAAGAATGTAACGCAAGGACAGCAGTAG
- the ubiH gene encoding 2-octaprenyl-6-methoxyphenyl hydroxylase: protein MRQYDVVIAGGAMAGATLALAIDRLSKGQLRVAVVEPFKAQSNEHPGFDSRSIALSYGTVNTLRHLQLWAAVEPFATPIEHIHVSDRSHAGMTEITKHEVGVEALGYVVELADVGRVYQELLDKSEAISLFCPDSVVNIEREQGKAHIELTSGEKLEAKLLVAADGAVSQCCQQIGLELSEHDFDQVAVIANIVTQEPHQGRAFERFTENGPVALLPMSDNRMSLVWCLRPEEAQSVVNLSDEEFLERLQSDFGWRLGEMQKVGQRASYPLLLRYRKQNISHRFAIVGNAAQTLHPIAGQGFNLGIRDVASLAEEVVKQSEDAGRYQGLMRFSQRREGDRSETIWLTSSLVHIFSNDLPAMRIGRNLALATMDNLSTFKQPLLRHTLGLVKR from the coding sequence ATGAGGCAATATGACGTTGTAATTGCTGGTGGAGCCATGGCGGGAGCCACACTTGCTTTAGCGATAGATCGCTTATCGAAAGGACAACTTCGTGTTGCCGTTGTTGAGCCGTTTAAAGCGCAATCTAATGAGCACCCTGGTTTTGACTCTCGTTCCATTGCCTTATCCTACGGGACCGTCAACACCTTACGCCATTTGCAGTTGTGGGCGGCGGTTGAGCCTTTTGCAACTCCAATAGAGCACATTCATGTGTCCGATCGTTCTCATGCGGGGATGACTGAGATTACCAAGCACGAAGTTGGTGTTGAAGCACTTGGTTACGTAGTGGAACTCGCCGATGTTGGTCGCGTCTATCAAGAGCTCTTAGATAAGAGTGAGGCGATCAGTCTGTTTTGCCCGGATTCGGTCGTGAACATCGAGCGTGAGCAAGGCAAAGCACACATTGAGCTGACGAGCGGTGAGAAGCTGGAAGCTAAGTTGCTCGTTGCTGCCGATGGCGCAGTATCGCAATGCTGTCAGCAAATCGGTTTAGAGTTGTCTGAGCATGATTTTGACCAAGTGGCAGTGATTGCGAATATCGTGACGCAAGAACCTCATCAAGGTCGTGCCTTTGAACGCTTTACCGAGAATGGCCCAGTCGCACTGCTGCCTATGAGTGACAACCGCATGTCTCTGGTTTGGTGTTTGCGTCCTGAAGAGGCGCAATCCGTTGTGAATTTGTCCGATGAAGAGTTCCTTGAGCGCCTCCAAAGCGACTTTGGTTGGCGTTTAGGTGAGATGCAAAAAGTCGGGCAACGTGCGAGTTATCCGTTGCTATTACGTTATCGTAAACAAAACATTTCGCACCGTTTTGCTATTGTTGGTAATGCAGCGCAAACCCTGCATCCAATCGCAGGGCAAGGTTTCAATCTTGGTATTCGCGATGTGGCATCGTTAGCGGAAGAGGTGGTGAAGCAAAGTGAAGATGCAGGTCGTTACCAAGGGTTAATGCGTTTTAGCCAGCGCCGTGAAGGCGATCGCAGCGAAACGATTTGGTTAACCAGCTCTCTAGTGCATATTTTCTCAAATGATTTACCGGCGATGCGAATTGGGCGCAACCTTGCTCTCGCAACGATGGATAACCTTTCTACTTTTAAGCAGCCGCTGCTACGCCACACGCTTGGTCTAGTGAAACGATAA
- a CDS encoding oxidative stress defense protein, producing the protein MKLSSCLLASALSLTSISVFANDVPNFAHLSTTGYGEVVATPDMATFSVKVVDTTMTAEQAKQSVDNTVDEFLKSLADAGLSKDNITSSNLYLAPQYHYPKSGKAELVGYRASRSIDVTVSDLANLNEYLDMALKAGINQVDNIQLKVSNQSEYQQKARMAAIKDAQSKAASLATGFDKKLGDVWQINYNQMHARPVLMRSMAMDARESSNSYQDSTLVIRDQVDVVYRLK; encoded by the coding sequence ATGAAACTGTCTTCATGTTTACTTGCTTCAGCCCTAAGCCTTACCAGTATTTCTGTGTTTGCGAATGATGTGCCGAATTTTGCTCATTTATCAACCACTGGCTACGGTGAAGTTGTCGCGACGCCAGATATGGCGACTTTTTCTGTAAAGGTTGTTGATACGACCATGACGGCAGAACAGGCGAAGCAATCTGTCGATAATACGGTTGATGAGTTTCTTAAGAGCTTAGCTGATGCCGGTTTGTCGAAAGACAATATTACCAGCTCAAATCTGTACCTTGCTCCCCAGTACCACTATCCTAAATCGGGTAAAGCGGAACTTGTGGGTTATCGAGCTTCACGCAGCATTGATGTGACTGTGAGTGATTTGGCGAACTTGAATGAGTACTTGGATATGGCGCTAAAGGCGGGCATCAACCAAGTTGACAACATTCAGCTTAAAGTAAGCAACCAATCTGAGTACCAACAAAAAGCACGCATGGCAGCGATCAAAGATGCGCAAAGCAAAGCGGCTTCTTTAGCGACAGGTTTTGATAAGAAGTTAGGTGATGTGTGGCAGATTAACTACAACCAAATGCACGCACGCCCAGTATTGATGCGCTCTATGGCGATGGATGCAAGAGAGAGTTCAAATAGCTATCAAGATTCAACGTTGGTGATTCGTGACCAAGTGGACGTCGTATACAGGCTTAAATAG
- a CDS encoding YbaK/EbsC family protein yields the protein MESLEKIHQINRERFNALSIPFREWQHEAILDFETDVKVAAQLGWTGTHTKSLFLKLKGQGYAVYLTDKDSRLDSKQIKMMTGKRPSICSDDEMIEQLGCVPGAVCPIGLPRHVTIIVDTALYQHDELLYTPGLPELTFGFAGSELKRLLLVGSNTLLEL from the coding sequence ATGGAGTCACTGGAAAAAATCCATCAAATCAATCGAGAGCGATTCAACGCGCTCTCCATCCCCTTTCGAGAGTGGCAACATGAAGCCATTCTCGACTTCGAAACCGATGTCAAAGTTGCCGCACAACTCGGTTGGACAGGCACTCATACTAAGAGTCTTTTTCTCAAGCTAAAAGGACAAGGTTATGCTGTATACCTGACCGACAAAGACTCTCGTTTAGACTCCAAACAAATCAAAATGATGACTGGTAAAAGGCCTTCTATTTGCAGCGACGATGAAATGATTGAGCAGCTAGGTTGTGTACCCGGCGCAGTTTGTCCTATTGGCTTACCTAGGCATGTCACCATTATCGTCGATACGGCGCTCTACCAGCATGATGAGTTGCTTTATACACCAGGTTTACCCGAATTAACCTTTGGCTTTGCAGGTAGCGAACTTAAACGTCTGCTCCTTGTTGGCAGTAACACTCTGTTAGAACTTTAG
- a CDS encoding LysR family transcriptional regulator ArgP yields the protein MRGLDYKWIEALDAVVHQGSFDRAAEHLFVSQSAISQRIKQLEKYLAQPVLIREQPPKPTPIGKKLLGLYRRVRLLEHEILPELKNDTTTRPVQLSLATNADSLATWLLPALQDVMKHRQVELKLTIYGESRSIEKLRSGEVAGAISLESQAIPSCRADYLGRIDYVCVANPEFYQRYFTEGVNNQTLAKAPAVSYDQYDDLHKKFLTEHFNVRPDSVIHHNISSSEAFLKMALAGVAYCLIPRLQITDELEKGELIDITPGFLMSYRIYWHHWQLETGVLQEISQAIVSYAQKHLPQ from the coding sequence GTGCGAGGATTGGATTATAAATGGATAGAAGCGTTAGATGCGGTAGTTCATCAGGGCAGTTTTGACCGAGCTGCTGAGCACCTTTTTGTTTCGCAATCAGCCATTTCCCAACGTATCAAACAGCTTGAGAAGTACCTTGCCCAACCGGTACTTATACGCGAGCAACCGCCAAAGCCAACACCAATTGGTAAGAAGCTACTCGGGCTTTATCGCCGTGTCAGATTGCTTGAGCATGAAATCCTTCCTGAGCTAAAAAACGACACCACAACTCGCCCCGTTCAACTCTCACTCGCGACTAACGCCGACAGCTTAGCAACGTGGTTGCTACCGGCCTTACAAGATGTGATGAAGCATCGCCAAGTTGAACTTAAATTGACGATCTACGGAGAATCACGTTCGATTGAAAAGCTCAGAAGTGGTGAGGTCGCAGGGGCCATCAGTTTAGAGTCACAAGCCATACCGAGTTGTCGAGCGGATTACCTAGGGCGCATCGATTATGTTTGTGTCGCTAACCCTGAGTTCTATCAGCGCTATTTTACCGAAGGCGTGAACAATCAAACGTTAGCTAAAGCACCAGCGGTTTCCTACGATCAGTACGATGATCTGCATAAGAAGTTTTTAACTGAGCACTTTAACGTCAGACCGGATAGTGTCATCCATCACAACATTAGTAGTTCTGAAGCTTTCCTCAAAATGGCGTTAGCTGGAGTAGCTTATTGTTTGATTCCTCGACTACAGATCACCGATGAACTGGAGAAAGGGGAGCTTATCGATATTACACCTGGCTTTTTGATGTCTTATCGCATTTATTGGCATCACTGGCAGTTGGAAACCGGAGTGCTGCAAGAGATCTCGCAAGCAATTGTGAGTTATGCTCAAAAACACTTACCGCAATAA
- a CDS encoding FAD-dependent 2-octaprenylphenol hydroxylase: MMQSVDIAIIGGGMVGLALAAAFKDSDLRVAVIEGSVPDDTLSELPDVRVSALSRSSETMLRKLGAWQGIEQRRASPYYAMEVWEQDSFANIAFDAQSMAQPDLGHIVENRVIQLALLEQVQKLDNVTLFMPARCATLAVGEQESWLTLDNGQAMTAKLVVGADGANSWLRNQMDIPLTHWDYGHSALVANVKTADPHNSVARQIFTPEGPLAFLPMSDPHMCSIVWSTEPNRAEQLLAMNEQEFNKALTSEFDVRLGLCEVVGERAAFPLKMRYARDFVVERVALVGDAAHTIHPLAGQGVNLGLLDAASLAQEVLTLWKQGQDIGTKRNLRGYERWRKAEAAKMIAAMQGFRDLFSGENPAKKLVRGIGLSLASQLPGAKDEIMKRALGLKGNLPELARQ; the protein is encoded by the coding sequence ATGATGCAAAGTGTAGATATCGCCATTATCGGCGGTGGTATGGTTGGATTGGCGTTGGCTGCCGCTTTTAAAGACAGTGACCTACGTGTTGCTGTTATTGAAGGCTCTGTGCCGGACGATACGTTGAGTGAACTACCGGACGTTCGTGTATCAGCGCTAAGTCGCTCTAGTGAAACGATGTTGCGTAAACTCGGAGCTTGGCAAGGTATCGAGCAACGTCGTGCTTCTCCGTATTATGCAATGGAGGTATGGGAGCAAGACAGCTTTGCTAACATCGCGTTTGATGCGCAAAGCATGGCTCAGCCAGATCTTGGCCATATTGTTGAAAATCGCGTAATTCAATTGGCGTTGCTAGAGCAAGTTCAAAAGCTGGATAACGTGACGCTGTTTATGCCTGCACGTTGTGCAACGTTAGCGGTTGGTGAGCAAGAAAGCTGGCTCACGCTCGACAACGGTCAAGCCATGACTGCGAAGTTAGTGGTTGGCGCCGATGGTGCAAACTCTTGGCTGCGCAACCAAATGGATATTCCATTGACGCATTGGGATTACGGTCATAGCGCACTTGTCGCGAACGTGAAAACCGCTGATCCACACAACAGCGTTGCGCGTCAGATCTTTACACCGGAAGGTCCATTGGCTTTCCTTCCGATGTCTGATCCGCACATGTGTTCGATTGTTTGGTCTACCGAACCAAATCGTGCCGAGCAACTGCTGGCGATGAATGAGCAAGAGTTCAATAAGGCATTAACTAGCGAATTTGATGTGCGTTTAGGTTTGTGTGAAGTAGTTGGTGAACGTGCGGCGTTCCCACTTAAGATGCGTTATGCGCGTGACTTTGTGGTTGAACGCGTGGCGTTAGTTGGTGATGCAGCACATACCATTCATCCACTGGCAGGGCAGGGTGTGAACCTTGGCTTGCTAGATGCTGCTAGCTTGGCACAAGAGGTGCTAACATTGTGGAAACAAGGGCAAGACATTGGCACTAAACGTAACCTGCGCGGTTACGAGCGTTGGCGTAAAGCGGAAGCGGCGAAGATGATCGCGGCGATGCAAGGCTTCCGTGACCTGTTCTCTGGTGAGAATCCTGCTAAAAAATTGGTACGCGGAATTGGTTTGAGCCTAGCTAGCCAACTACCAGGAGCAAAAGACGAGATAATGAAACGCGCATTAGGTTTGAAAGGCAATTTGCCGGAACTTGCGCGTCAATAA
- the rpiA gene encoding ribose-5-phosphate isomerase RpiA, producing MTQDEMKKAAGWAALKYVEKDSIVGVGTGSTVNHFIDALGSIKDDIKGAVSSSIASTERLKELGIEVFECNDVVKLDVYVDGADEINATRDMIKGGGAALTREKIVAAISDKFVCIVDGTKAVDVLGQFPLPVEVIPMARSYVARELVKLGGDPAYREGVTTDNGNVILDVHNMQITNPKEMEDKINGIAGVVTVGLFAHRGADVVITGTPEGAKIEE from the coding sequence ATGACTCAAGATGAAATGAAGAAAGCGGCTGGTTGGGCAGCACTTAAATATGTTGAGAAAGACAGCATTGTCGGTGTTGGTACTGGCTCTACCGTGAATCACTTCATCGATGCCCTAGGCAGTATCAAAGACGATATCAAAGGTGCAGTGTCTAGCTCTATTGCTTCTACTGAGCGCCTAAAAGAGCTTGGTATTGAAGTATTCGAGTGTAACGACGTAGTGAAGCTAGATGTCTACGTTGATGGTGCAGATGAAATCAATGCAACACGCGATATGATCAAAGGCGGCGGTGCTGCATTGACTCGTGAAAAAATCGTTGCAGCGATTTCAGACAAATTCGTATGTATCGTTGACGGCACAAAAGCAGTTGACGTACTGGGCCAATTCCCACTTCCTGTAGAAGTTATCCCAATGGCACGCTCTTACGTAGCTCGTGAATTGGTAAAACTAGGTGGTGACCCTGCATACCGTGAAGGCGTAACGACGGACAACGGCAACGTGATCCTAGACGTACACAACATGCAAATCACTAACCCAAAAGAGATGGAAGATAAGATCAACGGCATCGCGGGTGTTGTGACTGTGGGTCTATTCGCTCACCGTGGTGCAGATGTGGTTATCACTGGCACACCAGAAGGTGCAAAAATAGAAGAATAA
- a CDS encoding DUF1107 domain-containing protein → MRLFKRYTPGMIAKHISRLFKGRIYIYGVGKFEFDNGKLMLPEKAERRHFQAVKEINQEIMKLRCAYA, encoded by the coding sequence ATGAGACTGTTTAAGCGCTATACACCAGGTATGATTGCTAAACACATAAGTCGTCTTTTTAAAGGAAGAATTTATATTTACGGAGTCGGTAAATTTGAGTTTGATAATGGAAAATTAATGCTGCCAGAGAAAGCGGAAAGGCGCCACTTTCAAGCGGTTAAAGAAATTAACCAAGAGATTATGAAGCTCAGATGCGCATACGCTTAG
- a CDS encoding LysE/ArgO family amino acid transporter: MSFWVLLQGFGLGATMIIPIGAQNAYVLNQGIKRQHHLTTATICSILDMIFISLGIFGGGAILSQNEILLTSVTLGGIAFLSVYGLLSLKSAFKAANASESNGEVVARGRRTVILGALAVTVLNPHLYLDTVVILGSIGGQFEGNDRIAFAMGTIMASFVWFYTLSLGAAKLGPTLSKPKVKKGIDIAVATMMFTIAFVLANELVTKYW, from the coding sequence GTGAGCTTTTGGGTGTTATTACAAGGATTCGGTTTAGGTGCGACCATGATCATTCCAATCGGTGCGCAAAATGCGTATGTACTTAACCAAGGCATTAAGCGTCAACATCATCTAACGACTGCGACTATCTGTAGCATCCTAGATATGATTTTTATCTCGCTCGGTATTTTTGGTGGCGGCGCGATTCTCTCGCAAAATGAAATCCTACTTACCTCAGTCACTTTAGGTGGTATTGCCTTCTTAAGTGTTTACGGTTTACTGTCACTAAAAAGTGCATTCAAAGCAGCAAACGCCTCTGAATCGAATGGTGAAGTCGTCGCACGAGGCCGTCGTACCGTAATTCTTGGCGCGCTTGCCGTCACAGTGTTGAACCCGCACCTGTACTTAGATACCGTAGTGATCTTAGGTTCAATTGGTGGTCAGTTTGAAGGTAATGATCGCATCGCATTCGCTATGGGCACCATCATGGCTTCCTTTGTATGGTTCTACACGCTCTCATTAGGTGCGGCAAAATTGGGGCCAACGCTCTCAAAACCAAAAGTGAAAAAAGGCATCGATATTGCGGTTGCCACTATGATGTTTACTATCGCTTTTGTACTTGCGAATGAGTTAGTCACCAAATACTGGTAA
- a CDS encoding aminoacyl-tRNA deacylase, with protein sequence MSNTIHTPLMQFLADQNIEFRLLPHQRPATTIEDAAQQRGIRPSQMVKAILLRDMGSQYALACTPGDRSVDPKKVRALLQCRRMTCVDQADVEAITGYKIGTVTPLLLKRYMPIVFDPSLLEEKEITISSGDRMAGLALSIDDLLQLCQPTLADICR encoded by the coding sequence ATGAGTAATACCATTCATACCCCTTTGATGCAGTTTTTAGCGGATCAGAACATCGAATTCCGCCTTCTTCCTCATCAAAGACCAGCAACAACCATTGAGGATGCCGCGCAACAACGCGGCATTCGTCCTTCTCAAATGGTCAAAGCGATTCTTTTGCGCGATATGGGTAGCCAATATGCACTTGCCTGCACGCCAGGTGATCGTAGCGTTGACCCAAAGAAAGTACGCGCACTACTGCAATGTCGTCGCATGACCTGTGTTGATCAAGCGGACGTAGAGGCGATTACCGGATATAAGATCGGTACTGTCACGCCGCTACTTTTAAAGCGCTATATGCCAATCGTATTCGACCCGAGCCTATTGGAAGAAAAAGAAATCACTATCAGCAGTGGTGATCGTATGGCTGGATTAGCATTATCTATCGATGATTTACTGCAATTGTGCCAACCAACCTTGGCCGATATCTGCCGTTAA